From Argopecten irradians isolate NY chromosome 2, Ai_NY, whole genome shotgun sequence, the proteins below share one genomic window:
- the LOC138315221 gene encoding uncharacterized protein: MAAFCDKETLEEEVKRFPSSFDLDLSNFSKDRVESTIKKLKDDRENTTKSKDEDLKISNFLSYLNFLLGHTDLALQLLDESLQRDPDNIIANTNKGRILLESGEVSDVEEVISKLLDLEKSKDYEKRKCYAEADLAYAYSRSGPWYHQIATEMYCRLVDKYPTEYSWQFGLGLTLFRRTHHIISQADDIFNREQQAKNIVRAAQLFVTVAEESDDDVLSAKAYAFLGKTLYAIHKNGEYNLPNQLKQLTYESCYKNAIEKCPEEPSVLNTCGQLARYAKDIDISEIVLRKSIQINPTCQGYHHLALTLKRKVEMRRGQSKETSNIGTRHKSEAKAVTPDSRYQQPREETNGRFLSSRGRGQFHKNKYQHPVLSYQNNPTSQNYYQDHNYQHMDQAAYYFGGYGCGHYWSYGEWWGNGNFNRGLQDNVDWRGSGNFNRGWQGNVNWRGNGNFNRGWQGNGDWRGNANLNRGWQGYVDWRGNANFNRGCQSYVDWRGNGNFTRGNNRSFNRGRDQNSHRRQTIQNTSCSQERTRSTGGWSRRRGSYSETGAERGQPQESVSDQWKQQNLRRLMNSPLKVQVYPENTQLIEAIELLEKTKKLTEYPLNIEYDEGIIYRMLGQTENAVQVFKKIVSKKRYLTTQTLMTKVYEQLGLCLLEMSESEEIDIDLKQKYKTDGQAHLLHAVQVQSGIVAQDPEFRNGWNSYPSLKELWNDTTDRKPKQLAVLHMLMGDHRDSIAIYKELSDGKQMDKKDCKNMLECYMKVGKYEECATLLSSWECTAIFAELSESLIFDVYINGALHANSMDNAQLAHQRFRRAFQVYGMFGHDPCEAEEEEEAKEILILHSCPQDWRCSYPRDVGTILESCMGLRYTVNTDNVLANEITTEAMVSMMQKIPCIIIMTHESADHYRFYVNHALKINSEKTGTRVVVLSDDECNVPDVARTPDVSFIPLPLSDENTIRPDDDHKGWVKQFIEKLKPPK, from the coding sequence ATGGCAGCATTCTGCGACAAAGAAACCCTTGAAGAGGAAGTAAAGAGATTTCCTTCAAGTTTTGATCTTGATCTTTCAAATTTCTCCAAAGACAGGGTTGAAAGCACgataaagaaattaaaagatGACCGAGAAAACACAACGAAATCGAAAGACGAAGATCTGAAGATATCTAATTTTCTGTCGTATTTGAATTTTCTGTTGGGACATACAGACCTTGCCCTTCAGCTTCTTGACGAATCTCTTCAGAGAGACCCAGACAATATCATAGCGAACACAAATAAAGGAAGAATTCTGCTAGAAAGTGGAGAAGTTTCTGACGTAGAAGAAGTTATATCAAAACTCCTAGATTTAGAAAAAAGTAAAGATTAtgagaaaagaaaatgttatgcAGAAGCGGATTTAGCTTACGCATATTCGAGATCGGGTCCATGGTACCACCAAATAGCAACAGAAATGTATTGCAGACTAGTAGACAAATATCCAACAGAATATTCATGGCAATTCGGACTTGGGCTGACTTTATTCAGGCGAACTCATCATATTATTTCACAGGCGGATGACATTTTTAACCGCGAACAACAGGCAAAGAACATCGTTCGCGCTGCGCAGCTTTTTGTTACTGTTGCAGAAGAATCAGACGATGATGTTTTAAGCGCAAAAGCTTATGCTTTTCTTGGAAAAACCTTGTATGCAATTCACAAAAATGGGGAATACAATCTACCTAATCAATTAAAACAACTAACGTATGAATCTTGTTACAAAAACGCTATTGAAAAATGCCCTGAAGAACCATCGGTTTTAAATACATGTGGTCAACTTGCTCGTTACGCCAAAGACATTGATATATCGGAAATTGTTCTGCGAAAATCAATTCAGATCAACCCAACGTGTCAAGGGTATCATCATCTTGCTCTGACACTTAAGAGAAAAGTAGAAATGAGAAGAGGACAGTCGAAAGAAACCAGTAATATCGGAACACGCCATAAGTCTGAGGCTAAAGCAGTCACACCAGACTCGCGATATCAGCAGCCGAGGGAGGAGACCAATGGCAGGTTCTTGTCAAGCAGAGGTAGAGGTCAgtttcataaaaacaaatatcaacatcCCGTACTAAGTTATCAAAACAATCCTACCTCTCAAAATTATTATCAAGATCATAACTATCAGCATATGGATCAGGCTGCCTATTATTTTGGCGGATATGGATGCGGTCACTATTGGTCTTACGGAGAATGGTGGGGAAATGGAAACTTTAACAGAGGTTTGCAAGATAATGTAGACTGGCGGGGAAGTGGAAACTTTAATAGAGGTTGGCAAGGTAATGTTAACTGGCGGGGAAATGGAAACTTTAATAGAGGTTGGCAGGGTAATGGTGACTGGCGGGGAAATGCAAACCTTAATAGAGGTTGGCAGGGTTATGTTGACTGGCGGGGAAATGCAAACTTTAATAGAGGTTGCCAAAGTTATGTTGACTGGCGGGGAAATGGAAACTTTACCAGGGGTAACAACAGATCATTTAACAGAGGCAGGGATCAAAATAGTCATAGACGACAGACAATTCAAAACACATCATGTAGTCAGGAAAGAACACGGAGTACTGGAGGATGGAGTCGGAGGAGAGGCTCTTATTCAGAAACCGGCGCAGAAAGAGGTCAACCCCAAGAAAGCGTATCTGATCAATGGAAACAGCAAAATCTTCGCCGATTGATGAATTCGCCATTGAAAGTTCAAGTTTATCCTGAGAACACACAGCTTATTGAGGCAATAGAACTTCTGgaaaaaacaaagaaactgACTGAATACCctttaaatattgaatacgACGAGGGCATCATTTATAGGATGCTTGGCCAGACAGAAAATGCCGTCCAGGTATTCAAGAAAATAGTCTCTAAAAAGAGATATCTTACGACACAGACTTTAATGACAAAGGTTTATGAGCAGTTAGGGCTTTGTCTCCTAGAAATGAGTGAATCGGAAGAGATAGACATAGATTTGAAACAGAAATACAAGACAGATGGTCAGGCGCATCTGTTGCATGCTGTCCAAGTTCAGTCGGGTATTGTGGCACAGGATCCAGAATTTAGAAATGGATGGAACTCATATCCGAGTCTCAAGGAACTTTGGAATGACACAACAGACAGAAAACCTAAACAACTAGCAGTCTTACACATGTTGATGGGAGACCACCGGGATTCAATCGCTATCTATAAGGAATTGTCAGACGGGAAGCAAATGGATAAAAAAGACTGCAAAAATATGTTGGAATGCTACATGAAAGTTGGGAAGTATGAAGAATGTGCTACTCTTTTGAGTTCATGGGAATGTACAGCGATTTTTGCTGAGCTGTCTGAGTCTTTGATCTTTGATGTGTATATCAATGGAGCACTTCACGCCAACTCGATGGATAATGCACAACTAGCACACCAACGTTTTAGGCGTGCCTTTCAAGTATATGGCATGTTCGGGCATGATCCATGTGAGGCGGAGGAAGAAGAGGAAGCAAAAGAAATCTTGATACTACATTCATGTCCACAAGACTGGAGATGCAGCTATCCCAGAGATGTCGGTACGATTCTGGAAAGCTGTATGGGATTGCGGTATACCGTTAACACTGATAATGTGCTCGCGAATGAGATCACTACCGAAGCTATGGTTTCCATGATGCAGAAGATACCTTGTATCATTATCATGACCCATGAGAGTGCAGACCATTACAGGTTCTATGTCAATCATGCCCTCAAAATCAACTCAGAGAAAACTGGTACTCGGGTCGTAGTTCTCTCAGATGATGAATGCAATGTGCCAGATGTTGCCAGAACACCAGATGTGTCTTTCATCCCACTGCCTCTCTCGGATGAGAACACTATTCGACCAGACGACGATCACAAGGGATGGGTGAAGCAATTTATCGAAAAACTTAAACCACCAAAGTAA